The proteins below come from a single Candidatus Aegiribacteria sp. genomic window:
- a CDS encoding 6-bladed beta-propeller translates to MKSPSIPLQIFLYLSLLISGCSESESDLAATHSNRSDNQPRLALTKIDSIGIEIGDSNYVFGNIIDAAFMPDGRIVLLDVLKDRISVFSQSGEYLASTGSEGQGPGEFMEPASIAVLSNGDICVADFMSRKLIFFDSDLNYKREISGFSMQPPSIIGDGHNRSIVGLQTHYYFEDENLFIGSRLAMWTNSSDPGIIYEYRYNQHNGDGPVTIPYFAFATGSNGSVYCAESSKSEYRIMKYTPEGDTAFTITESYSRMHRTEEELSSAHFGYVLDTPGFDSNDRKAIRDRWEVDPVRNAISSIHVDGHERLWVRTGRGESPSPMFEVYDSTGTHLCSISTDLPAQMRWACCKMVFGNDRILVFDNNPADFSKIIIFEIDDLNN, encoded by the coding sequence ATGAAATCACCGAGCATTCCTCTTCAAATATTTCTCTATCTCAGCCTTCTGATCAGCGGATGCTCTGAATCAGAATCCGATTTAGCCGCAACACACAGCAACCGATCAGATAACCAACCCAGGCTTGCACTGACAAAGATAGACTCGATTGGAATTGAAATTGGTGATTCAAACTATGTGTTTGGCAATATCATAGATGCTGCCTTCATGCCAGACGGTAGAATAGTGCTCCTCGATGTTCTCAAGGATAGAATTTCTGTATTCAGTCAGAGTGGAGAGTATCTTGCCAGTACAGGGAGCGAAGGACAGGGTCCAGGTGAGTTCATGGAACCTGCGTCAATTGCAGTCCTGTCAAATGGAGATATTTGTGTAGCTGATTTCATGAGTCGCAAGTTGATATTCTTTGACTCCGATCTGAACTATAAGAGGGAAATCTCCGGGTTCTCGATGCAGCCCCCAAGCATAATCGGTGATGGTCACAATAGATCCATTGTAGGACTGCAAACGCATTATTACTTCGAAGATGAGAATCTCTTCATAGGCTCCAGATTAGCAATGTGGACTAATTCATCCGATCCGGGAATCATCTATGAATATCGATACAATCAACACAATGGTGATGGACCGGTGACTATCCCGTACTTCGCATTCGCGACAGGCTCGAATGGCAGCGTCTATTGTGCTGAATCATCGAAGAGTGAGTATCGGATTATGAAATACACTCCAGAAGGTGATACTGCATTCACTATTACAGAATCCTATTCAAGAATGCACAGGACTGAAGAGGAATTGAGTAGCGCCCACTTTGGTTACGTTCTTGATACTCCCGGGTTTGACAGCAATGACAGAAAAGCAATTCGCGACCGTTGGGAGGTAGATCCTGTTCGTAATGCCATAAGTTCGATTCATGTCGATGGACATGAACGACTCTGGGTTCGTACTGGCAGAGGAGAAAGTCCATCTCCTATGTTCGAAGTGTATGATAGCACCGGGACACATCTTTGCTCTATCTCAACTGACCTACCAGCTCAGATGAGGTGGGCATGTTGTAAGATGGTCTTTGGGAATGATCGAATTCTCGTATTCGACAATAATCCAGCGGATTTCTCAAAAATTATAATATTTGAGATAGATGATCTTAATAATTAA
- a CDS encoding BrnT family toxin yields MLFEYDTRKSKKNEEKHRIDFEKAQKLWDDPDLIEIPARTEDESRYMVIGMIDRILWSGIITYRDSSIRIISVRRSRDEEVIIYEG; encoded by the coding sequence ATGTTATTTGAATATGACACTCGCAAAAGCAAAAAGAATGAAGAGAAGCACAGGATCGATTTCGAAAAAGCACAGAAGCTATGGGATGATCCTGATTTGATTGAAATTCCTGCAAGAACAGAAGATGAATCGAGGTATATGGTCATTGGAATGATCGATAGAATACTTTGGTCGGGAATCATCACATACCGGGATTCATCTATTCGAATCATCTCTGTACGACGATCCCGTGATGAGGAAGTGATAATTTATGAAGGCTAA
- a CDS encoding BrnA antitoxin family protein, with protein sequence MKAKDLDKKFDNGENILEYLELAQARRVEQKQKRVNVDFPIWMIHSLDKEAKRLGIPRQSLIKMLIAKHIEDARA encoded by the coding sequence ATGAAGGCTAAGGATTTGGACAAGAAGTTCGACAACGGTGAGAATATCCTTGAATATCTGGAACTCGCTCAAGCTCGACGAGTCGAACAGAAACAGAAGCGAGTAAATGTTGACTTTCCTATCTGGATGATTCACTCGCTGGACAAGGAAGCCAAGCGTCTTGGTATTCCCAGGCAGTCTCTGATTAAAATGCTTATTGCCAAACATATAGAAGACGCCAGAGCATAA